ttctctttggagAGACAAAAATGTTATGGCAAGGGATAGTGGTAATGGTTTTACAACATTGCAAATATAATGTCAACAAAATAGGAAGTAAATAGAGCAAATGCCGAGTTTTATGCTGCCTGTTTTCTTACCACAAGTAAAaaagaattgagaaaaaaaaaaggcaaaaaattcAAATCATACTTCCATCATGGCCCATTGCTTCTTTCCATGGGGGctgtattactattatttttcaattaaaactttaagttacattgtgtgtgtgtgtgtgtgtgtgtgtgtgtgaggcagagaaaaaacttgcaggaattggttctctcccaGGGATCAGACTCAGATTTTCAGACTTGacacaagtgcctttacccactgggtCACCCTGCCAGCCTGTTGGAACTGGTTAATTTTTACAGATCTAGTTAGAACAGACTAGGAGATGCTTAACTAGAATATCTAGAATAGAATACAAAATCAGAGGATTTAACTCTAATGGCTTAAATGACAGAGTCCATATTTATTTAAGGATtcagagtttatttttaaaaatataaattttattattccTGTACACGGGTGTGTGTCTCTTATGTGCATgggggtgcccatggaggtcagatgaAGATGCTGGATTCCTAGGGACTGGGGGTTATAGACATATatgagtgttgggaactgaattccaATTGAAGAACAGCAAGgatttcttaatcactgagccatctctcccacccaaaGGATCCagaatttaaatttcagtttctgAGTTCAGGGTTTGTGTCCTTTCTGTAGAAGAGATATCACTGAATGTTGAGTTAAAGAGAGCAAGAATAGATTTCTTGAAAACCTTGAAATTCTCCCCAGTGAATAGATAGAGAACAGGAGAAACCACAGTATTAAAAGAAATAGTCACCACTGCAAGTCCCAGTGTCAAGTGTAAAGGTAATGGCTGACTCTTAGTGAGGACCAAGCCACTGTGTACATGGTAGGGCATccaacacacaaagaaagagatgacAGCAGTCACCATGACTTTGAAGGGCTTGCTGGATTTAAAGAGTCCCTTCTCTTTCATCTTGGTGGCCACTCGTTTGTAGCAAAAGATGATGACaaggaaaggcagaaggaaaCCCAGCAAGAAGCGGCCGACGAAACAGGCTGCATGAATCCATTGCCCTAGTGTTTGATGCTCTTTGCTCTCCCAGTCAGTAGACACAATGTAGTTATTCTGGCATTTAATTCTTCCTTTGTGGTCATCATGTGTTGTCCTGAAAACTAAATAGGGTATGCTGAGGATAGTGGCAGAAATCCAGATTTGCAAGGCAATCCGGGAAGCCCAGTGTGGGGTTCGGTGCTGCTGGGACCACACTGGATGAAGAATGAGGTAATAACGAGCAACACTGATGGCggagaggaagaaaacagaggcAAACATGCTCACCGACAAAGTGCTGTTGAAGGCTTTGCACAAGACACTTCCAAAGACCCAGTGATTGTCCTGAAGGAAGGAGGTGGCCATGAAGGGCAGAATCAATGTGGAAATAAAATAGGAGAGAATgagatggaaaaataaaagagtatTGACAGTCCTTTGCATCTTGAATTGCAGCATCCATAGATAGAGGCCGTTGCTGATGACACCAATTATAAATGCCATGAACAAAGAAGCAGCAATGATTGTTTTGGGGGCAGGAGTTGGAACACCAGTGCTGTTTGTTAACGAGGTAGACACATTGATCACATGAGTGGAGGAGTTGATCAAATCCATAATTACCTATGGAGGgaaaatagaggaaaaaaaaaagaatagcacaCAGATTAAGTGAATAAATTAAGATAGTAACTTTAGTATAGCAGTAATCTGAAAAGTAATATTTGAATACTGGCAAGCATAATATTCCTataataaaacttattttctaaTGTCTACTCTTATTTGAGGAATTAAGATCAGaccaatctaattttaaaaatacaaatactcCAGATAACATGCCTTAAGTAAACATAAATAGTATCCCCCTCCTAGCAACAATTGCATTTGTCTAACCTTAAGATGCTATAATTAGATTTACCTCATAACCTAGTTATATGGAATTATCTAGTATTCTAATAGTTAGTGTATAACAGTAAGGACTGACCTTCAAGAGGACTCCAGGGCTACCACAAGATTATCAAATGCCTTCCAAATTACACATATAAAGAGGAAATGTGTTTTAGGATAGAGGAAGTAGTTTCTTTCTTGGGgaatggaggagagagaaagaagtaaaataatCCACATTTATTCAGTATTTGTGAAAGCAAGAGTCTTCCTAAAAacaatttctttgatttttttataaagcctatgaggtaatttttcttctctctctctctctctctctctctctctctctctctctctctctctctctctctctctctctcttcctctctttctctgttgctttgctctgttttgttgagacagggttgttGCTACAGGTTTGTTGATTCAGCCCAGTCTAGTCTCAAACTTGTCATGTAGCCAAGGACAGCCTTGAACATCTTAGCCTCCTGATACAACATCTAGTGTGTTGGAATTATTGACATGGGCTTCAACAAACAGGATTGAGGCAGGTcttcaagaagaggagaaaaTAGAGCTTAAAATGGTTAAATTTCTTCTGTCCACCCACATCTTCCACCACAACTCCACTGTGGCACATGGGAGTCCCATCTAAATAAAACAGATACTGTATTCCAAGTGcagaggtagaggtaggcagaggcagaggcagaggcagaggcagaggcagaggcagaggcagaggcagaggcagaggcagaggcagaggcagaggcagaggcagaggcagaggcagatgcagattcCTGGAGCTTGATGGTCAGCCAGTCTAGACTAATACATGAACTTCAGGCCAGAGAAAGGCATCATCTCAAAGGAGGCAGACTGTCGTCCTGAAGATGTCACCAGAGGGCTTTCCTTTGACCTCCAAATATGAACACCcacacactgaaaagaaaaatgaaatgaaacctaCAGTTTCTTAAAGTTAAATGAGCCTTCTAGACAGGCTCTGTGgtacatgactttaattccagcacctgggaggcagaggcaggtggatctttgtgagttcaaggctggcatGGCCTAGATaataagttccaagacagccagggcatgTAGAGAGAttccaaaaaccaacaaaacaaaacaaccaaccaactaaccccaaacaaacaaataaaatatccacaaTCCCCCTAAggcccccaaaaccaaaaccaaagcaaaaccaaaacacaaagcaCAAATAAAACTTGTAAGGTTCTGCAAAGCAGAAAATGATTCTCTTTTGTAGAAAAATACTTTAGTGGTCTGTATTAGGAAGAATGAACAGTGATGCTATGTATAAGCAACGGTGAGTGTAAAAGCAGCACTCATGAAGAGGTTGTGCGAAGGTCCTGGGACCTTAAGAGGTAGGAAGAGGGAGGGTGATAGACACAGGAAAAGCCAGGAGCCTTGCAGATGTCCAGTAGAGAAGAAAGGGTGGAGGCAGAGAGCTCTGAGGATGTCAGCAAGGGCTTTTCTAACACTTATTTACAGCCCACttgctg
The nucleotide sequence above comes from Mus musculus strain C57BL/6J chromosome 12, GRCm38.p6 C57BL/6J. Encoded proteins:
- the Gpr33 gene encoding probable G-protein coupled receptor 33 translates to MDLINSSTHVINVSTSLTNSTGVPTPAPKTIIAASLFMAFIIGVISNGLYLWMLQFKMQRTVNTLLFFHLILSYFISTLILPFMATSFLQDNHWVFGSVLCKAFNSTLSVSMFASVFFLSAISVARYYLILHPVWSQQHRTPHWASRIALQIWISATILSIPYLVFRTTHDDHKGRIKCQNNYIVSTDWESKEHQTLGQWIHAACFVGRFLLGFLLPFLVIIFCYKRVATKMKEKGLFKSSKPFKVMVTAVISFFVCWMPYHVHSGLVLTKSQPLPLHLTLGLAVVTISFNTVVSPVLYLFTGENFKVFKKSILALFNSTFSDISSTERTQTLNSETEI